The genomic region CGAGAACGAGCTGCTCATCCTGGTAGCTCAAGTGATCGCGGAATGGATTGATCCCGCGCGCACCGTCGCCCGCCGTTTGGATCTTCGCCCCCGAGGGAAGCGTGCCGCGCATGTCGCCGATCACAGCCTCGGCCATGGCCTGGTATTCGGCCTCCTTCCCCTGCGGAGTATTGGCGGGCATCTCGACGAATGCCGGCGGCACACCGTACACCTCGACGAATCCATCCCAGTCCTTCTGGGAAAGGTTCTTGCGCAGGAAGCAAACGAGCCCGATCTCATTGATCGGCGACTTCACTTCGCGTAGCAGGAAGTGCTTTGAATCAATTGCCTGTCCGCAAGAGGCCCGATCGCTGGCATCCGCGTGATAGCGCCACTCCCCGGTTTGAGGATCCCGCGACCAGTGCCATTGCTCCACGGGTTCGAGCCGGATCACATCTGAATGAGATGCCGCTCCTTCATAGTGCTTTTCCAAGTGGGAATACCCCCGGAATTCCGCAAGGGCAAGAAACGCAATCGCCTCACGCAGATTGGAAATTTTTTCGTATGCATCGCGGAGAATCCTCGCCTGGGTGTCCGCCTTCAGGGACTCGGCGCCGCTCACCTGCTTGATGTCCCAATCAAGTTTCTGGATCGCTCCAATGCGAAGCCGAAGCAAGCCGCGGAGGGTTGCGTCCCGCTTCTCAATGAATCGATAGGTCCATTGCAAGTCTGCAAACCTTCCGCGTTCTCCCTCCTCGAGAAATGCGACTGCCCGTCCAAGCGTGATCCCG from Opitutaceae bacterium harbors:
- a CDS encoding DUF935 family protein — translated: MSLGKIASAGWRAQYNPLRGITLGRAVAFLEEGERGRFADLQWTYRFIEKRDATLRGLLRLRIGAIQKLDWDIKQVSGAESLKADTQARILRDAYEKISNLREAIAFLALAEFRGYSHLEKHYEGAASHSDVIRLEPVEQWHWSRDPQTGEWRYHADASDRASCGQAIDSKHFLLREVKSPINEIGLVCFLRKNLSQKDWDGFVEVYGVPPAFVEMPANTPQGKEAEYQAMAEAVIGDMRGTLPSGAKIQTAGDGARGINPFRDHLSYQDEQLVLAGTAGKLTMLAVPTGLGTGLSAAHQNTFEILAQAEAVEISEIFQRQFDRAILGLSDDQPALAYFQLAPRTKRDAGAILEHAVKAAAAGFRVNPAELSEKTGLKLAAVEPMPAIRYPTSIPSSLSRSISLARNRAAERTALEQFLQLLPEPEARMRDTVKDLPDAPKPGSSKFAVGYGLPMLLSVLRNR